A genomic region of Myxococcales bacterium contains the following coding sequences:
- a CDS encoding sigma 54-interacting transcriptional regulator produces the protein MDEIPDVVSLRKCQLVVVDGPNRGKKLTLNKNITKVGKRESNDLILADKTVSRNHVEIEYASDSFLLRDLGSTNGTFLNGSKVKEVYLTPGDLIKIGNTTIEFIAYDEKVKIEPSDKEEFEAMVGKSRRMRQIFSILEKISPTNATVIIEGETGTGKDLVAQAIHSQSTRKENPFIVFDCSAVAPNLIESELFGHEKGAFTGAVKARRGAFEAANGGTIFLDEIGELTSDLQPKLLRALEQREIKRVGGNIPVKIDVRVVCATNKNLRREVDDGRFREDLYYRLSVVKVLLPPLRERPEDIPLIIERFLSAGAFNKKPDGSFMVTRVEDDALKVLSRYEWPGNVRELSNVIQRAVSFAEGNSITKANIDFIFAEMEHGEDKTERMTVDPDIPFKDAKQQIVENFEKEYLAGLLEKHRHNLSKAAREAKIDRKHLRNLLKKYGLTDQDDG, from the coding sequence ATGGATGAAATTCCGGATGTGGTCTCCCTCCGCAAATGCCAGCTCGTAGTCGTAGACGGACCCAACAGGGGTAAAAAGCTGACGCTCAATAAAAATATAACGAAGGTAGGAAAAAGGGAAAGTAACGACCTCATTCTGGCGGATAAGACAGTATCGAGAAACCACGTAGAGATCGAATATGCGTCAGACAGTTTTCTTCTGAGAGACCTCGGCTCCACCAACGGCACCTTCTTGAACGGTTCCAAGGTGAAGGAGGTATATCTTACGCCCGGCGATCTGATCAAAATTGGAAACACCACGATAGAATTCATCGCCTACGATGAGAAGGTCAAGATAGAGCCCTCCGACAAGGAGGAGTTCGAGGCGATGGTCGGCAAAAGCAGGAGGATGCGCCAGATTTTTTCAATCCTTGAAAAGATATCCCCTACCAACGCCACCGTCATCATAGAGGGCGAAACCGGAACAGGCAAAGACCTGGTCGCGCAAGCGATACACTCTCAGAGCACACGGAAAGAAAACCCGTTTATCGTCTTCGACTGTTCTGCCGTCGCACCGAACCTGATCGAGTCCGAACTCTTCGGCCACGAAAAGGGGGCATTCACAGGGGCCGTGAAAGCCAGACGAGGGGCTTTCGAGGCCGCCAACGGGGGCACTATATTTCTCGATGAAATAGGAGAGTTGACATCGGATCTCCAACCAAAGCTGCTGCGTGCTCTCGAGCAGCGCGAAATCAAAAGGGTCGGCGGAAATATTCCTGTAAAGATAGACGTCAGAGTGGTATGCGCCACCAACAAAAATCTCAGGCGCGAGGTAGATGACGGCAGATTCAGGGAGGATCTCTACTACAGGCTCTCCGTCGTCAAAGTTTTATTGCCCCCGCTGCGAGAACGCCCGGAGGACATCCCGCTCATAATAGAGAGGTTCCTCAGCGCTGGCGCATTCAACAAGAAGCCGGACGGATCCTTCATGGTCACGCGCGTTGAAGATGACGCCCTCAAGGTCCTCAGCAGATACGAATGGCCCGGCAACGTGCGCGAACTTTCCAACGTCATACAGCGCGCAGTATCCTTTGCCGAGGGAAATTCCATAACAAAAGCCAACATAGACTTCATATTCGCTGAAATGGAACACGGTGAGGATAAGACCGAGAGGATGACGGTAGACCCGGATATCCCGTTCAAGGATGCAAAGCAGCAGATCGTGGAAAATTTTGAAAAAGAATATCTGGCCGGCCTGCTTGAAAAGCACCGTCACAACCTTTCAAAGGCTGCCCGCGAAGCCAAAATCGACCGCAAACACCTGCGAAATCTGCTGAAAAAATATGGCCTGACGGATCAAGATGATGGATAA
- the sctR gene encoding type III secretion system export apparatus subunit SctR: protein MIIKHKKRFVVGLVSALVCLGISAGAYAQTATGGVGVSRPLVMLMVLASLAMVPFIVMMVTSFVKIAVVLALIRNAMGTQQVPPNVIITGLALILTIYIMVPVGYEVYRISGSVLNQGTNQPLLSQASVQILAEGVKAGKEPVRSFLLKHVHQKERVLFYNLALKLRTSEEDRAQVKDDDFINLIPAFVVSELSEAFQVGFIIFLPFVVIDLVIANILLALGMFQISPITISLPFKLLLFVLVDGWHIIAKGLILGYV from the coding sequence ATGATAATAAAGCATAAAAAAAGATTCGTTGTCGGCCTCGTGTCGGCTCTTGTATGTCTTGGCATCAGCGCAGGGGCCTATGCACAGACCGCCACCGGAGGGGTGGGGGTTTCCAGGCCGCTTGTGATGCTGATGGTGCTGGCGTCGCTGGCGATGGTCCCATTCATCGTCATGATGGTGACATCCTTCGTCAAGATAGCGGTCGTCCTGGCTCTGATCAGAAACGCGATGGGAACACAGCAGGTTCCGCCAAACGTCATCATCACCGGGTTGGCGTTGATTCTTACAATCTATATCATGGTTCCTGTCGGATACGAAGTTTACAGGATTTCAGGGTCGGTGCTCAATCAGGGTACGAACCAGCCGCTTCTCTCGCAGGCCTCCGTTCAGATTCTGGCGGAGGGGGTGAAGGCCGGGAAAGAACCCGTGCGCAGTTTTCTGCTGAAACATGTTCATCAGAAAGAGCGGGTGCTTTTTTACAATCTAGCTTTGAAACTCAGGACTAGTGAAGAGGATAGGGCTCAGGTAAAGGATGATGATTTTATAAATTTGATTCCAGCCTTCGTTGTGAGCGAGCTTTCGGAAGCCTTCCAGGTCGGCTTTATAATATTTCTCCCGTTCGTAGTGATCGATCTCGTGATAGCCAATATCCTTCTTGCGCTCGGGATGTTCCAAATTTCACCAATTACGATTTCCCTTCCGTTTAAGCTGCTGCTCTTCGTCCTGGTGGACGGCTGGCACATTATCGCGAAGGGTTTGATCCTCGGATACGTTTAA
- a CDS encoding FliO/MopB family protein, translated as MMAMSALVLAVETVPATASTAGDFTWLFIKMMLFLGIVTIAAVIILKYAVPKIGFMRRFQQGSYFRVHGRYQLEPRKALYLIEVCNRYLVIASGDHAINFIAELSAKDVLSSCEDGPGKIRDDNKA; from the coding sequence ATGATGGCCATGAGCGCTCTTGTGCTGGCTGTTGAAACTGTTCCAGCGACAGCATCTACAGCCGGGGATTTTACGTGGTTGTTCATAAAGATGATGCTCTTCCTCGGCATCGTCACCATAGCTGCAGTTATTATTCTGAAATATGCGGTTCCAAAAATTGGATTTATGCGTCGTTTTCAGCAAGGCAGCTATTTCAGAGTGCATGGGCGATATCAGCTTGAACCGAGGAAAGCGCTCTATCTCATCGAAGTCTGCAATAGATATTTGGTGATTGCTTCCGGAGATCATGCTATAAACTTCATCGCGGAGCTGTCGGCGAAAGATGTCCTGTCCAGTTGCGAAGACGGCCCAGGAAAGATCAGGGATGATAATAAAGCATAA
- the fliI gene encoding flagellar protein export ATPase FliI, whose amino-acid sequence MSQHDDQKKKENDLPKVDFHKYRHLLANVSTYNIKGKVTELTGIVVRAVVPGVRIGELCFIIPHHGQAPIKSEVVGFRDQEVLLMPLGELEGIGLGNDVIPTGHVLTVRVGHGLLGRVLDGLGEPLDAETNGPLVFDEEYPVTANPPKALKRERVTKKLSVGIKAIDAMLTVGEGQRIGFFAAAGVGKSTLIGMIARNTEAEVNVICLVGERGREVRDFLEEALGAEGLARSVVVVSTSDQPSLVRLKAAYVATAIAEYFRDKGKKVMLMMDSITRFARALREVGLAVGEPPARQGYTPSVFSTLPRLLERSGNSDKGSITAFYTILVAGDDMNEPVADESRSILDGHIILSRALATRGHYPAIDISESVSRVMDSIIDSDHREAAIKLREVVANYEKERDLILIGAYEEGSDPKVDYAIEKIEEVNNFLKQDSDEKVDGEEASQMLKDLFS is encoded by the coding sequence ATGTCACAACACGACGATCAAAAGAAAAAAGAGAATGATTTGCCGAAGGTGGATTTCCACAAATACAGGCATCTCCTTGCCAATGTTTCCACTTACAATATCAAAGGAAAAGTGACCGAGCTTACCGGGATAGTGGTTCGCGCGGTGGTGCCGGGGGTGAGGATCGGGGAGCTCTGTTTCATAATCCCGCATCATGGACAGGCTCCGATCAAGTCCGAGGTGGTGGGTTTCCGCGATCAGGAAGTTTTGTTGATGCCTCTGGGAGAGCTTGAGGGCATAGGACTTGGAAACGATGTAATACCGACGGGCCACGTCCTCACGGTGCGCGTCGGTCATGGGCTTCTCGGTCGCGTGCTGGATGGTCTGGGAGAGCCTCTCGATGCAGAGACCAATGGTCCTCTGGTTTTTGATGAAGAATATCCTGTTACAGCGAATCCCCCAAAGGCTTTAAAACGCGAGAGGGTTACGAAGAAGCTCTCGGTGGGAATAAAGGCAATCGATGCGATGCTGACCGTAGGCGAGGGGCAGCGAATTGGTTTTTTTGCGGCGGCCGGCGTAGGAAAGTCAACCCTCATAGGCATGATCGCAAGAAATACCGAGGCTGAGGTCAACGTCATCTGTCTGGTTGGAGAACGCGGACGCGAGGTGAGAGACTTTCTTGAGGAAGCTCTGGGCGCGGAGGGTTTGGCCAGATCTGTCGTGGTGGTTTCGACCTCCGATCAACCCTCCCTCGTCAGGCTCAAGGCTGCCTACGTGGCCACCGCTATCGCGGAATATTTCAGAGACAAGGGCAAGAAGGTGATGCTGATGATGGATTCCATCACCAGGTTTGCAAGGGCCCTTCGCGAGGTCGGGCTTGCGGTGGGGGAACCCCCGGCGCGACAGGGATATACCCCTTCGGTCTTTTCAACATTGCCAAGGCTCCTTGAAAGGTCTGGAAACTCCGACAAGGGATCCATAACCGCGTTTTATACAATACTCGTTGCCGGCGACGACATGAACGAGCCGGTTGCGGATGAAAGCAGGTCGATACTTGATGGCCACATTATTCTTTCAAGGGCGCTTGCTACCCGTGGCCATTATCCTGCGATAGATATCTCGGAGAGCGTGAGCCGCGTGATGGACTCGATCATTGATTCCGATCATCGTGAAGCCGCCATAAAACTACGCGAGGTGGTGGCCAATTATGAGAAGGAGAGAGACCTGATCCTCATAGGCGCTTACGAGGAGGGGAGCGATCCCAAGGTCGATTACGCGATCGAGAAAATTGAGGAGGTCAACAACTTCCTCAAGCAGGATAGCGACGAGAAGGTCGATGGCGAAGAGGCCTCACAGATGCTGAAGGATCTTTTTTCCTGA
- the fliQ gene encoding flagellar biosynthesis protein FliQ, protein MPEYFIGIAKQALFLSLILTGPPVMAAMLVGLVISILQATTQIQEQTLTFVPKLFTVVAVLAIAGPWMLAQMVAFTSSIFDSIPTYIH, encoded by the coding sequence ATGCCCGAATATTTTATAGGTATTGCTAAACAGGCTCTCTTCCTTTCGCTCATATTGACCGGCCCTCCGGTTATGGCGGCGATGCTCGTTGGTCTTGTCATAAGTATTTTGCAGGCCACGACGCAGATTCAGGAGCAGACGCTTACCTTCGTGCCGAAGCTTTTTACCGTTGTCGCGGTTCTGGCCATCGCGGGTCCGTGGATGCTGGCTCAGATGGTAGCCTTCACCTCTTCGATCTTTGATTCAATTCCAACCTACATTCATTGA
- the fliJ gene encoding flagellar export protein FliJ: protein MAKQKYRLQALLNLKERLKRRAEIALAKAINELNEARKKLEQLEEEKEKIIEKWKAARKEMRIQMDLGVAVGKGNVHVNFIKKLKEDQEEKEEEIEDQKAVIEDCEGKVALARRNYIDAAKELQVMEKHKELWQKKVKEELNAKEQKEMDDLGSTIHQLKKWRGEKNVFE from the coding sequence ATGGCGAAGCAAAAATACAGGCTGCAGGCTCTTTTAAATCTGAAGGAGCGGCTTAAGCGAAGGGCCGAAATAGCTCTTGCCAAGGCTATAAATGAATTGAACGAGGCAAGAAAAAAACTTGAGCAGCTCGAAGAGGAGAAGGAAAAGATAATCGAAAAGTGGAAGGCAGCCCGAAAAGAGATGCGGATCCAGATGGATCTCGGGGTGGCCGTTGGCAAGGGAAATGTTCATGTAAATTTCATAAAGAAATTGAAAGAGGATCAGGAAGAAAAGGAAGAGGAGATAGAGGATCAGAAAGCAGTGATAGAGGATTGCGAGGGGAAGGTGGCTTTGGCGAGACGAAACTACATAGATGCGGCCAAGGAGCTGCAGGTCATGGAGAAACACAAGGAGCTCTGGCAGAAAAAAGTCAAAGAGGAGTTGAATGCCAAGGAACAGAAGGAGATGGACGACCTGGGTTCGACGATTCATCAATTGAAGAAATGGCGGGGAGAAAAAAACGTTTTCGAATAA
- a CDS encoding flagellar biosynthetic protein FliR, with the protein MQELLQRIGVTIDVAFFIVFFSLIWVRILMMTSITPFLFGKPVPRYVLVAASFVLAAFAFPNLVPKTPPALSEDRLQLVMLFLKEIFYGLSIGMAVSVIFHAFSSVGQMVDNQRGMSIARVLIPQLGEQGSVTGLFLFQFAIVIYLSMGGHLVFLDTFFQSFRSLPLLEFPEAGPGMLAFADFFIKLTGEVVYIALQLSMPVIIAIFLADLILGLANRIAPQINVWMLGFQIKGYLGILMVFVAITMIGEQIESYTNKANDYTGEAVQFLEGKIPEGFEEISLPNEGMPDTDLGPVPVITK; encoded by the coding sequence ATGCAGGAACTTCTACAAAGAATAGGCGTCACGATCGATGTCGCCTTCTTCATAGTTTTTTTCTCTTTGATATGGGTCAGAATTCTGATGATGACCTCAATCACGCCTTTTCTTTTCGGAAAGCCTGTTCCCAGATACGTTCTTGTCGCAGCCTCATTTGTGCTCGCGGCATTCGCATTCCCTAATCTTGTTCCCAAAACCCCGCCCGCGCTTTCCGAAGACAGGTTGCAGCTCGTGATGCTTTTTCTGAAGGAAATTTTTTATGGTCTTTCGATAGGCATGGCCGTCTCCGTCATCTTTCACGCATTTTCATCGGTAGGTCAGATGGTTGACAATCAGAGAGGTATGTCCATAGCCAGGGTCCTCATCCCGCAGCTCGGCGAACAGGGATCGGTGACGGGGTTGTTTCTCTTTCAATTTGCCATCGTGATATATCTTTCAATGGGAGGGCATCTCGTATTTCTCGATACATTTTTTCAGAGTTTCCGCTCCCTTCCTCTTCTAGAATTTCCTGAAGCGGGTCCGGGGATGTTGGCCTTTGCGGACTTCTTCATAAAGCTTACGGGAGAAGTTGTATATATAGCTCTACAGCTTTCAATGCCCGTTATAATAGCTATCTTTCTGGCCGATCTTATCTTAGGGCTTGCCAACAGGATAGCCCCCCAGATTAACGTTTGGATGCTCGGCTTTCAGATTAAAGGATATCTGGGTATATTGATGGTTTTTGTAGCCATTACCATGATAGGCGAACAGATTGAGAGCTATACGAATAAAGCGAATGATTATACGGGGGAGGCGGTTCAGTTTCTCGAGGGGAAAATTCCCGAGGGCTTTGAAGAGATATCCCTTCCCAATGAGGGGATGCCCGACACGGATCTTGGCCCTGTTCCCGTCATCACCAAGTGA
- a CDS encoding flagellar hook-length control protein FliK, with amino-acid sequence MVDSVERSDQLRAERMKELQKEKERPRQKESEFDQLLRQNQVPAKPIQTSQVESRVATEYAIKEAVKEEDRRGDDGKKDEKEEKEKGRDSKQESGRAEGKVADQKVIAKGRLRQGQQGFQGGRQGYGGSASSRKEMGKRLEKSGAKSLPLDLRGNFASKLVSAMKADDPSKNPAMSQQVLNKIVQYVKIGINKQGEKEIQVDLHERIFRGLKLRVIARGGKVAVRFASTDPKSREVLEKNRDGIQKALKDKGIDVEDIEIT; translated from the coding sequence ATGGTTGATAGCGTAGAAAGATCCGATCAGCTGAGGGCTGAACGAATGAAGGAGCTTCAGAAGGAAAAGGAGCGGCCTCGCCAGAAGGAGAGCGAATTTGATCAACTTCTCAGGCAGAATCAGGTCCCCGCCAAGCCCATACAGACCAGCCAGGTAGAGTCCAGGGTGGCCACCGAATACGCGATAAAAGAGGCTGTCAAGGAGGAGGATCGTCGCGGCGATGACGGAAAAAAAGATGAGAAGGAGGAGAAGGAGAAGGGGCGCGATTCCAAGCAGGAGAGCGGTCGCGCGGAGGGGAAAGTCGCCGATCAGAAGGTCATAGCCAAGGGCCGACTCAGGCAGGGACAGCAAGGTTTTCAGGGGGGGCGTCAAGGCTACGGCGGCTCGGCGAGTTCGCGCAAGGAGATGGGCAAGAGGCTGGAGAAATCCGGCGCAAAATCCCTCCCGCTCGATCTTCGCGGGAATTTTGCCAGCAAGCTGGTTTCGGCGATGAAGGCAGATGATCCATCCAAAAATCCGGCGATGAGCCAGCAGGTTCTCAATAAGATAGTCCAATATGTCAAGATAGGCATAAATAAACAGGGCGAAAAGGAGATCCAGGTCGATCTCCATGAGAGGATATTCAGGGGGCTTAAACTCAGGGTTATCGCCAGGGGTGGAAAGGTTGCGGTCCGCTTCGCCTCAACCGATCCGAAAAGCCGGGAGGTCCTTGAAAAGAACCGGGATGGGATTCAAAAAGCCCTGAAGGATAAAGGGATAGATGTTGAAGACATTGAAATTACTTGA
- a CDS encoding sigma-70 family RNA polymerase sigma factor, translating to MSKTAVKNDRKLSAKRDLEARARVRASVAAKKAADEVRALFGNKQATKKEIAELRRRDDLINQYMPYAASIANRVCQSLSSAVDYEEVLCNARLGLLEAAKRFDDTQEVDFRTFAYYRIKGAIYDGLRRSGWLPRTLYAKIKFEEAANEYLQNKSLNHSGTIAAEARRKEGDKGEENAVAETVNSIASIYIISLDAHEEMEVEDADAVNVEHRAEFMQIRRHMRDAIGSLPEKEKQLIMMYYFQNRTLEEVGVKLGLSKSWTSRLHARALSLLFKRIRNRAVGGQGNEVMDEE from the coding sequence GGCGGTCAAAAATGATAGGAAGTTATCCGCAAAGAGGGATCTCGAAGCCCGCGCCAGGGTCAGGGCCTCTGTCGCCGCTAAAAAGGCAGCAGATGAGGTTAGAGCCCTCTTTGGCAATAAGCAGGCAACCAAGAAGGAGATTGCGGAGCTCAGGCGCAGGGATGATCTTATCAACCAATACATGCCCTATGCCGCTTCAATCGCAAACAGGGTCTGTCAGTCCCTCTCCTCAGCGGTCGATTATGAAGAGGTTCTTTGCAATGCCAGACTTGGACTCCTTGAAGCGGCCAAGCGCTTCGATGACACTCAGGAGGTCGATTTCCGCACCTTCGCGTATTATCGTATCAAAGGGGCCATCTACGATGGCCTTCGCAGGAGCGGATGGCTTCCTAGAACTCTCTACGCCAAGATCAAATTCGAGGAAGCCGCGAACGAATATCTGCAGAATAAATCGCTCAATCATTCCGGGACCATCGCAGCCGAAGCCAGAAGGAAAGAGGGGGATAAGGGCGAGGAAAATGCGGTCGCCGAGACCGTCAATAGCATTGCATCCATATACATCATATCGCTCGATGCCCATGAGGAGATGGAGGTCGAGGATGCCGATGCTGTCAATGTGGAACACCGTGCCGAGTTCATGCAGATTCGCAGACATATGCGCGATGCGATCGGCAGCCTTCCTGAAAAGGAGAAGCAGCTGATTATGATGTACTACTTTCAAAATAGAACTCTGGAAGAGGTCGGCGTGAAGCTGGGGCTGTCGAAGTCATGGACATCGAGGCTTCATGCAAGAGCGCTTTCGCTGCTTTTCAAGAGGATAAGAAACAGGGCGGTTGGCGGGCAGGGCAACGAAGTGATGGATGAGGAGTGA
- a CDS encoding tetratricopeptide repeat protein — protein MADKKTKKVAKKKWEFPVGIAEISQDEADAELSGFIKKLEERFKDIPEDEIIRGAEKIKGFVKGDINWAELFSFTPEMLFQMADFGFTQFKVGRYSDAERVFKVLTVLDWKNPYYHSVMGSILHRQKRYGEAIAEYSQAIDLDDKDIVSYTNRGEIFMQHGLMEEARSDLEKAVGLDPEEKDIFAGRARKLLKQLLILGKESGGK, from the coding sequence ATGGCAGATAAAAAGACAAAAAAAGTCGCCAAAAAGAAGTGGGAGTTTCCCGTCGGCATCGCCGAAATTTCTCAGGATGAGGCCGATGCCGAGCTCTCCGGGTTTATCAAAAAGCTGGAGGAGCGCTTCAAGGATATCCCTGAAGATGAAATAATCAGGGGCGCTGAAAAAATAAAGGGGTTTGTTAAAGGCGATATCAACTGGGCCGAGCTGTTCAGCTTTACGCCCGAGATGCTCTTCCAGATGGCGGACTTCGGTTTTACCCAATTCAAAGTGGGACGCTATTCCGATGCTGAAAGGGTCTTTAAGGTCCTCACCGTTCTTGATTGGAAAAATCCTTACTACCACTCGGTCATGGGCTCCATTCTCCATAGGCAGAAGAGGTACGGGGAGGCGATTGCCGAATATTCTCAGGCCATAGATCTGGATGATAAAGATATCGTCAGTTACACCAATCGCGGCGAGATTTTTATGCAGCATGGTTTGATGGAGGAGGCCAGGTCCGACCTTGAGAAGGCGGTCGGCCTGGATCCTGAAGAAAAAGATATTTTTGCAGGAAGGGCCCGCAAGCTTCTCAAACAGCTTTTGATTCTTGGCAAGGAGTCCGGGGGGAAGTGA
- a CDS encoding tetratricopeptide repeat protein, with protein MSEEKNAEVGLPQGKRSQIIDPSPMRRKHITELLYAFLEDKVSIAELRGISREQLYQLADAGHVKFKHGRIDEAEKIFQGLIVLDHRNAYFHGMMGAVHQKRERPIEAILEYTQALKIDKRDIATYVNRGEIYLRHKNYKKAAEDFRNAILLDRSGINLWANRARSLVIAIKRSIDADREAPVGVRRSR; from the coding sequence ATGTCCGAAGAAAAAAATGCAGAAGTCGGCCTGCCGCAGGGGAAGAGAAGTCAGATCATCGATCCTTCTCCGATGCGCAGGAAGCATATCACTGAACTCTTGTACGCCTTTCTTGAAGATAAAGTCAGCATCGCCGAATTGAGGGGAATATCGAGGGAGCAGCTTTACCAGCTCGCCGATGCCGGACATGTCAAATTCAAGCACGGAAGGATAGACGAAGCCGAGAAGATTTTTCAGGGGCTTATAGTTCTCGATCACAGAAATGCGTATTTTCACGGGATGATGGGCGCTGTTCATCAGAAGAGGGAGCGTCCCATCGAAGCTATTCTCGAATATACCCAGGCGTTAAAGATAGACAAACGCGACATCGCTACATATGTCAATCGCGGTGAGATATACCTTCGGCATAAGAACTACAAAAAGGCCGCCGAGGATTTCAGAAATGCCATCTTGCTGGATCGCAGCGGTATCAATCTTTGGGCCAACAGGGCCAGATCCCTCGTTATAGCTATCAAACGCTCGATCGACGCCGACAGAGAGGCGCCGGTGGGTGTCAGACGAAGCAGATAA